From a region of the Rathayibacter sp. VKM Ac-2804 genome:
- a CDS encoding DUF3117 domain-containing protein, with amino-acid sequence MAAMKPRTGDGPMEAVKEGRLIVVRVPLEGGGRLVVSVNDAEAKELHDALASVVTPA; translated from the coding sequence ATGGCGGCCATGAAGCCGAGGACCGGAGACGGACCGATGGAGGCTGTTAAGGAGGGGCGACTCATCGTCGTGCGCGTTCCGCTCGAAGGCGGCGGACGCCTCGTCGTCTCGGTCAACGATGCAGAGGCGAAAGAACTCCACGACGCACTCGCGTCGGTGGTGACTCCAGCCTGA
- a CDS encoding class I SAM-dependent methyltransferase, with product MSDKDANWKYAEDAVVEPEAIASARRLAVELGIDAIAPSIGAQSALVAAAARATSIIEIGTGTGVSGLWLIDGAPEAMLTSIDSEAVHQQHARAQFHEAGISPNRLRLIPGRALEVLPRMNENSYDIVFVDGDPLQVIENVEHALRLVRPGGTVLVPHALWRGRVSNPAQRDEIASAFRTLVAEVCGSPAVVSVLSPIGDGLLQANKRRA from the coding sequence GTGTCCGACAAGGATGCCAACTGGAAGTACGCCGAGGACGCGGTCGTCGAGCCCGAGGCCATCGCCTCCGCCCGCCGGCTCGCCGTCGAGCTGGGCATCGACGCGATCGCGCCCTCGATCGGCGCGCAATCCGCCCTCGTCGCGGCCGCCGCCCGGGCCACGTCGATCATCGAGATCGGCACCGGCACCGGCGTCAGCGGACTCTGGCTCATCGACGGCGCCCCCGAGGCCATGCTCACCTCGATCGACTCGGAGGCGGTGCACCAGCAGCACGCCCGGGCCCAGTTCCACGAGGCCGGCATCTCGCCCAACCGCCTGCGCCTCATCCCCGGCCGCGCCCTCGAGGTGCTCCCCCGGATGAACGAGAACTCCTACGACATCGTCTTCGTCGACGGCGATCCGCTGCAGGTCATCGAGAACGTCGAGCACGCGCTGCGCCTGGTGCGCCCCGGCGGCACCGTGCTCGTGCCGCACGCCCTCTGGCGCGGCCGCGTCTCCAATCCCGCTCAGCGCGACGAGATCGCCTCCGCCTTCCGGACGCTGGTCGCCGAGGTCTGCGGCTCGCCGGCCGTGGTCAGCGTGCTGTCGCCGATCGGCGACGGGCTGCTCCAGGCGAACAAGCGCCGCGCCTAG